The region ACTCGGCCAACCCCCCGGACAATTCATTGATGGCAGGCAGCAGATGCTCATTGACCGCTTTGGCGGCGGCAATGTGCATGGCGGTCGGGAAACAGTCATTCGAGCTTTGCGAGCGATTGACATGGTCATTGGGGTGGACCGGCGACTTGCCCCCCCGACCTTTGCCTGCCAGCTCATTGGCTCGTCCGGCAATCACTTCGTTGGCATTCATGTTGCTCTGGGTGCCGCTACCGGTTTGCCACACAACCAGCGGAAACTGGTCGTCGTGTTCGCCATCGAGTATCTCGTCGGCGGCCTGTTCGATCAGGCGGGCGATATCGGCAGGCAGGTCACCGTTGCGGTCGTTGACCCGTGCGGCGGCTTTTTTGATCAACACCAGGGCATGCAGCACGGCAAGCGGCATTTTTTCCTTGCCGATTGCAAAATTGATCAGCGACCGCTGGGTTTGGGCGCCCCAATAGGCCTCATCGGCGACGCTAACTTCACCCAGACTGTCGGTTTCGATACGGCTCATCGTCACTTTCTCCTTAAGGTCTGACCAGACAGCTTAGGCGTAGATTGCGGGCAGGGGTTCAATCTTGTGTTTAGAGGGCTTTTGGTCGGTTGATGAGAACGTCTATCAGTCTCGGGGTTGAGTGACGCACTTTGTTAGGCGCAGAATGGGCGCCCTTGGGGTTCTGCCTCGCTTGCTAGAAAAGGAAACTCGATGACCCGTCTTCGCGCCATCTGTACTGCGGTTGCTCTGGTTTGCGCCAGCGGCCAGGTTTTCGCCGATACCGCCAGTCACGCCGCCAGTGCTGAAACGTTCCTGAAGCTGGCACATGCCGACAAGCTGGGTACCCCGGTGTACATGCAAGTGCAGCAAATGTTTGCTCAGCGTTTTGAGCAGACAAAGGCACCTGCTTCCAAGAAAGCCTTGCTGGAAACCTACCAGGCCAAAGCCAACACGGCTCTGGATCAGGCCATTGGCTGGGACAAGCTGAAACCGGACATGGTCAAGCTGTACACCACCAACTTCAGCGAATCCGAACTCAAGGATCTGGTGGCGTTCTATCAGTCGCCCCTGGGCAAAAAAGTCCTGGAAAAAATGCCGCAGCTGACCCAGCAATCGGCGCAAATGACCCAGGCCAAGCTGGAAGGCGCAGTGCCGGTCGTCAACAAGTTGCTTGAAGACATGACGACAGAACTGGCGCCAAAAGCGGCCCCGGCCAAAAAGAAGTAAGCGGAGCCTGAATGGACATGCAACATCGTATCGAATTGGCGCTTGGCGCATTGCAACCCGAGCATCTGAGCGTGCTGGATGAAAGCCACATGCACAGTCGCGGGCTACAGACCCACTTCAAGGCGGTGGTGGTCAGCGAGCAGTTCACCGGGCTCAACCGGGTCAAGCGTCACCAGAAGGTTTACGCCGCACTGGGTGACCTGATGGGCGAATTCCATGCGTTGGCCTTGCACACATACACGCCTGAGGAATGGGCAGAAATCGGCACAGCCCCGGCCTCGCCGACCTGTGCCGGCGGTGGGCACTGAGTTAGCGCAGTCAGCTGGCTTTTTGTTAGAATCTGCAACGCGCCGCTTAGTCGGCGCGTTTTTTTTGCATCCGGTTCACCCTTTACGAGGGTAGCCACCTGGAGAGAGACGCGATGACATCGCCGATTGTAGTAGCTGCACTGTACAAATTCGTCACCCTTGAAGATTACGTCGAACTGCGTGAGCCCTTGCTCAAGGCCATGGTCGATAACGGCATCAAGGGGACATTGCTGATTGCCGAAGAAGGTATCAACGGCACTGTATCCGGTAGCCGCGAAGGAATTGACGGGCTGATGGACTGGTTGAAGTCCGACCCGCGCATGATCGACATCGATCACAAGGAATCCTACTGCGATGACCAGCCGTTCTACCGGACCAAGGTCAAACTGAAGAAAGAAATCGTCACCCTCGGCGTAGAAGGCGTAGATCCGAACAAAAAAGTCGGAACCTATGTTGACCCCGAGAACTGGAACGCGCTGATCAGCGATCCAGAGGTGCTGCTGATCGATACCCGTAATGATTACGAAGTGTCCATCGGTACGTTTGAGGGGGCAATTGACCCCAAGACCACCAGCTTTCGCGAGTTTCCCGACTACATCAAGGCCAACTTCGACCCGGCCAGGCACAAGAAAGTCGCCATGTTCTGCACCGGTGGCATTCGCTGTGAAAAAGCTTCGAGCTACATGCTCAGCCAAGGGTTTGACGAGGTGTATCACCTTAAGGGCGGGATCCTGAAGTACCTCGAAGAAGTGCCGCAGGAAGAAACCAAATGGCAGGGCGACTGCTTCGTGTTTGATAATCGTGTCACCGTGCGTCACGATTTGAGCGAAGGCGAATACGACCAGTGCCACGCCTGCCGCACCCCGATCAGCGCGGCCGACCGCGAGTCCGAGCACTATCAGCCGGGTATCAGTTGCCCGTATTGCTGGGACAAACTGAGCGAGAAGACGCGGCGCAGTGCCATTGATCGCCAAAAGCAGATCGAACTGGCCAAGGCCCGCAATCAACCACATCCGATCGGTCATAACTACCGTAAACCTGCCGAGGCCTGATGATGTCTGCGCGCTTGCTCTATGTGATGGACCCGATGTGCTCGTGGTGCTGGGGTTTTTCACCCGTCGCCGAAGCCCTGGTAGAGCAGGCGCAGGCCGCAGGTGTCGAGTTGCACCTGGTGGTGGGTGGTCTGCGTACCGGCAGCGGCGCGTCAATGGACGCCGCAAAGCGTCGCTACATCCTTGAGCATTGGCAGGCCGTCGCAGACGCCACCGGTCAACCGTTTACCTTTGAAGGTGCTTTGTCCGAGGGCTTTGTGTACGACACCGAGCCCGCTTGTCGGGCATTGGTGGCAGCCCGCAGTCTGGCCCCCGATTGCGCCTGGAAACTGGTAAAGCTGATCCAGCAGGCGTTTTACATGCAGGGTCGGGATGTCACTCAAGCCAGTGTCCTGGTTGAGCTGGCAGAGGCATCAGGGTTGCCGCGTATCGAGTTTGCGGCAGCCTTTGACACTGCGGAACAACACGCCGCCACCGCTGCCGACTTCAGTTGGGTGCAAGACCTGGGCATTGCCGGGTTCCCGACCTTGCTGGCTGAGCGCGACGGGCAACTCGCGTTACTGACCAACGGTTATCAACCGCTTGGGCCTTTGTCGGACTTGCTCGGTCGCTGGCTAGAACGCGCTACGCGTGTTTGATCCTTCTGAGGTGCCGCCTTGCGGAAAAACACCGGATCGCCTGACTTGGGGCGAGATCCGGCGCTTGGCCCTGCGCCATAAAAAAGCCTTGTGGATTGCCAACGGGGTCGCCGTACTGGCCACCTTGTGCAGTGTTCCCATCCCCTTGCTGCTGCCCTTGCTGGTCGATGAGGTGTTGCTGGGCAATGGCGATGCGGCCCTGAAAATCATGAATCACGCGTTGCCACAGGCCTGGCAAGGCGCGGTGGGCTATATCGGCCTGATGCTGGCGATTACCCTTGTGCTGCGTTGCGGAGCGTTGCTGTTCAACGTGCTTCAGGCCCGGCTGTTTTCGAGCCTGGCCAAGGATATTGTGTTTCGCATCCGCTTGCGTTTGATCGAGCGCCTGAAGCGCATTTCGCTGGCCGAGTACGAAAGCCTGGGTAGCGGCACCGTGACCACGCACCTGGTCACGGATCTGGATACGCTGGACAAGTTTGTCGGTGAGACGCTGAGCCGCTTTCTGGTCGCCATGCTCACGCTGGTGGGGACTTCGGCGATTTTGCTGTGGATGCACTGGCAACTGGCGCTGCTGATCCTGCTGTTCAACCCGTTGGTGATTTACGCCACGGTGCAATTGGGCAAGCGCGTCAAACACCTGAAAAAACTGGAAAACGACAGCACGGCACGCTTTACCCAGGCCCTGACCGAAACCCTGGATGCCATTCAGGAAGTACGCGCAGGCAATCGCCAGGGGTTTTTCCTGGGTCGCTTGGGACAACGTGCTCGTGAAGTGCGTGACTTTGCGGTGGCTTCGCAGTGGAAAAGCGACGCTTCGAACCGGGCCAGCGGTTTGTTGTTCCAGTTCGGGATCGACATTTTCCGTGCGGCGGCGATGTTGACTGTGCTGTTTTCGGATCTGTCGATCGGCCAGATGCTCGCCGTGTTCAGTTATCTGTGGTTCATGATCGGTCCTGTCGAGCAATTGCTTAACTTGCAATACGCTTTTTATGCGGCAGGCGGGGCGGTGACGCGGATCAACCAGCTGTTGGCCCGTGCCGATGAACCGCAATATCCCGGCGGCGTGAATCCCTTTGCGGGGCTCCAGACCGTAGGCATAGAAGTGCGGGACCTGAGCTTCAGCTACGGCGAAGAAAAGGTGCTGGATCACCTGAACCTGAACATTGCAGCAGGTGAGAAGGTGGCCATTGTGGGAACCAGTGGCGGTGGCAAGAGCACGCTGGTGCAGCTGCTATTGGGGCTTTACACCCCACAGTCGGGAGATATTTACTTTGCCGGCGCCAGTCAGTCGCAAATTGGTCTGCAAACCATTCGCGAACACGTTGCCGTGGTACTGCAGCACCCGGCACTGTTCAACGACACGGTACGCGCCAACCTGACCATGGGCCGTGAGCGCTCTGACGAAGCCTGTTGGCGGGCGCTGGAAATCGCTCAGCTCGACGGCACCATTCTGAACCTGCCGCAAGGGCTGGACAGTATTGTCGGGCGTTCGGGTGTG is a window of Pseudomonas taetrolens DNA encoding:
- a CDS encoding BolA family protein, which translates into the protein MDMQHRIELALGALQPEHLSVLDESHMHSRGLQTHFKAVVVSEQFTGLNRVKRHQKVYAALGDLMGEFHALALHTYTPEEWAEIGTAPASPTCAGGGH
- a CDS encoding ABC transporter ATP-binding protein, with protein sequence MPPCGKTPDRLTWGEIRRLALRHKKALWIANGVAVLATLCSVPIPLLLPLLVDEVLLGNGDAALKIMNHALPQAWQGAVGYIGLMLAITLVLRCGALLFNVLQARLFSSLAKDIVFRIRLRLIERLKRISLAEYESLGSGTVTTHLVTDLDTLDKFVGETLSRFLVAMLTLVGTSAILLWMHWQLALLILLFNPLVIYATVQLGKRVKHLKKLENDSTARFTQALTETLDAIQEVRAGNRQGFFLGRLGQRAREVRDFAVASQWKSDASNRASGLLFQFGIDIFRAAAMLTVLFSDLSIGQMLAVFSYLWFMIGPVEQLLNLQYAFYAAGGAVTRINQLLARADEPQYPGGVNPFAGLQTVGIEVRDLSFSYGEEKVLDHLNLNIAAGEKVAIVGTSGGGKSTLVQLLLGLYTPQSGDIYFAGASQSQIGLQTIREHVAVVLQHPALFNDTVRANLTMGRERSDEACWRALEIAQLDGTILNLPQGLDSIVGRSGVRLSGGQRQRLAIARMVLAEPRVVILDEATSALDAATEYNLHHALGKFLNGRTTLIIAHRLSAVKQADRVLVFDGGRIAEEGDHQQLIADGGLYARLYGHLQQN
- a CDS encoding DUF2059 domain-containing protein; its protein translation is MTRLRAICTAVALVCASGQVFADTASHAASAETFLKLAHADKLGTPVYMQVQQMFAQRFEQTKAPASKKALLETYQAKANTALDQAIGWDKLKPDMVKLYTTNFSESELKDLVAFYQSPLGKKVLEKMPQLTQQSAQMTQAKLEGAVPVVNKLLEDMTTELAPKAAPAKKK
- a CDS encoding DsbA family protein, yielding MSARLLYVMDPMCSWCWGFSPVAEALVEQAQAAGVELHLVVGGLRTGSGASMDAAKRRYILEHWQAVADATGQPFTFEGALSEGFVYDTEPACRALVAARSLAPDCAWKLVKLIQQAFYMQGRDVTQASVLVELAEASGLPRIEFAAAFDTAEQHAATAADFSWVQDLGIAGFPTLLAERDGQLALLTNGYQPLGPLSDLLGRWLERATRV
- the trhO gene encoding oxygen-dependent tRNA uridine(34) hydroxylase TrhO; its protein translation is MTSPIVVAALYKFVTLEDYVELREPLLKAMVDNGIKGTLLIAEEGINGTVSGSREGIDGLMDWLKSDPRMIDIDHKESYCDDQPFYRTKVKLKKEIVTLGVEGVDPNKKVGTYVDPENWNALISDPEVLLIDTRNDYEVSIGTFEGAIDPKTTSFREFPDYIKANFDPARHKKVAMFCTGGIRCEKASSYMLSQGFDEVYHLKGGILKYLEEVPQEETKWQGDCFVFDNRVTVRHDLSEGEYDQCHACRTPISAADRESEHYQPGISCPYCWDKLSEKTRRSAIDRQKQIELAKARNQPHPIGHNYRKPAEA